The following are encoded together in the Kribbella voronezhensis genome:
- a CDS encoding NAD(P)-dependent alcohol dehydrogenase, with translation MMEAVLQDRYGSADVLRIEEIARPRVAPGQVLLRVRAAGLDKSVWHLMVGRPYLLRLVFGLRGPKLRVRGSEVAGTVAEVGAGVTRFSVGDEVFGIGIGTFAEYAVAREDKLALKPTGLSFEQASVVAISALTALQALRDAGKIQAGQKVLINGASGGVGTYAVQLAKAFGAEVTGVCSTSKVDLVRKLGADEVIDYTAEDFADGAHRYDLIIDLGGNPSPTRLRRALTPRGTAVIAGGEEGGDLTGGMDRQLRAMLLSVFVGQRLVPFICKENAADLEVLKTFFEAGSLVPAIDSTCSLSEVPDALRRLEAGAIRGKLAVIPVAS, from the coding sequence ATGATGGAAGCGGTACTGCAGGACCGGTACGGATCGGCCGACGTCCTCCGGATCGAGGAGATCGCCCGGCCGCGGGTCGCGCCGGGGCAGGTGCTGCTGCGGGTCCGGGCCGCCGGCCTCGACAAGAGCGTCTGGCACCTGATGGTCGGCCGGCCGTATCTGCTCCGGCTGGTTTTCGGTCTGCGGGGACCGAAGCTCCGGGTGCGGGGCAGTGAGGTCGCGGGGACGGTCGCCGAGGTCGGTGCGGGCGTGACCAGGTTCTCGGTGGGTGACGAGGTGTTCGGGATCGGCATCGGCACCTTCGCCGAGTACGCCGTGGCGCGCGAGGACAAGCTCGCGCTCAAGCCGACCGGACTCAGCTTCGAGCAGGCGTCGGTGGTCGCGATCTCCGCCCTGACCGCCCTGCAGGCCCTTCGCGACGCGGGCAAGATCCAAGCGGGCCAGAAGGTGCTGATCAACGGCGCTTCCGGAGGCGTCGGGACGTACGCCGTACAGCTGGCCAAGGCCTTCGGGGCGGAGGTCACGGGAGTCTGCAGTACGTCGAAGGTCGATCTCGTCCGCAAGCTCGGAGCGGACGAGGTCATCGACTACACGGCGGAAGACTTCGCCGACGGCGCGCATCGCTACGACCTCATCATCGATCTCGGTGGGAACCCTTCGCCGACCCGGCTCCGTCGAGCGCTGACGCCGCGCGGTACTGCGGTCATCGCCGGCGGCGAGGAGGGCGGTGACCTGACCGGCGGCATGGATCGCCAACTGCGGGCGATGCTGCTGTCCGTCTTCGTCGGTCAACGCCTGGTTCCCTTTATCTGCAAGGAGAACGCCGCCGATCTCGAAGTCCTGAAGACCTTCTTCGAAGCGGGGTCGCTCGTCCCGGCCATCGACAGCACTTGCTCGCTGTCCGAAGTACCGGATGCGCTCCGTCGCCTGGAAGCGGGTGCGATCCGCGGGAAGCTGGCGGTCATCCCGGTTGCCTCATGA